In Hyphomicrobiales bacterium, a genomic segment contains:
- a CDS encoding TrkH family potassium uptake protein has translation MIDLRPIILVVGVLSSFLGVAMFIPAIFDLVAGNDEWRIFVTAGLITILIGSGLYASARGDRPGLSLRQAFLMSVITWIVLGAFGALPFYWSNLIDGYTNAFFESISALTTTGATIMTGLDDAPPGILLWRAILQWIGGLGIIVMAVSVLPMLQVGGMQVFKAEAFDTAEKILPSATQISGIMTAVYSTLTLTCAISYSFAGMSPFDALVHAMTTVATGGFSTRDASIGAFENPMIDMVAVVFMILGSLPFLLYIKVMQGHGSALFKDSQVRTFLLTLLGFIAIITALQITGELHFGFDALRHAAFNVVSIMTGTGYATKDYVAWGPFSTAVFFLLMFVGGCAGSTSCGIKIFRWQVLFEDIKQHINSTVFPNGVFVKRFNGQILPDSVSIAVMGFFFLYMLCFAILAALLSLTGLDTITALSGAASAISNVGPGLGLIIGPDGHYGSLSDTAKWLLGAGMLLGRLELFTVLVLLSPAFWRV, from the coding sequence TTGATCGATCTTCGTCCAATCATTCTTGTCGTTGGCGTTTTATCGTCATTTCTTGGCGTGGCTATGTTTATTCCGGCCATTTTTGATCTAGTGGCTGGGAATGACGAGTGGCGTATATTTGTGACAGCAGGCCTGATTACAATTTTGATTGGGAGTGGGCTCTATGCCTCGGCGCGCGGTGATAGGCCTGGCCTGAGCCTACGACAGGCATTCTTAATGTCCGTTATTACATGGATAGTATTGGGTGCCTTCGGTGCCTTGCCGTTTTATTGGTCCAATCTCATTGATGGCTATACAAATGCATTTTTTGAGTCAATTTCGGCACTAACAACAACCGGCGCAACAATCATGACAGGCCTTGACGATGCGCCACCAGGCATTTTGTTGTGGCGCGCAATCCTGCAATGGATAGGCGGCCTCGGCATCATCGTTATGGCTGTCTCTGTGCTACCAATGCTGCAAGTTGGCGGCATGCAGGTATTTAAAGCAGAGGCTTTTGACACCGCAGAAAAAATTCTCCCAAGCGCCACGCAAATTTCAGGCATTATGACGGCAGTTTATTCTACGCTCACACTTACCTGTGCGATTTCTTATTCCTTCGCCGGTATGTCCCCATTCGATGCCCTTGTCCATGCAATGACGACAGTAGCAACCGGCGGGTTTTCGACACGTGATGCCTCAATAGGTGCCTTTGAAAATCCCATGATCGACATGGTTGCCGTGGTTTTCATGATCCTCGGTTCACTCCCTTTCCTACTTTACATTAAAGTCATGCAAGGACACGGCAGCGCGTTGTTCAAGGACAGTCAAGTACGCACTTTCCTCCTCACGCTTTTAGGCTTTATTGCCATCATTACGGCTTTACAGATTACGGGTGAATTACATTTTGGGTTTGATGCCCTGCGCCATGCCGCCTTCAATGTAGTCTCCATTATGACCGGCACCGGATACGCAACAAAGGACTATGTCGCATGGGGGCCATTTTCAACAGCCGTATTCTTTCTTTTAATGTTTGTTGGTGGTTGCGCAGGCTCCACCTCATGCGGCATAAAAATATTCCGCTGGCAGGTATTATTCGAAGATATAAAACAGCACATCAACAGCACAGTCTTCCCAAACGGCGTCTTCGTGAAACGTTTTAACGGTCAAATTTTGCCCGATAGTGTTTCAATCGCGGTCATGGGCTTCTTCTTCCTATACATGCTGTGTTTCGCGATTCTTGCCGCTCTCTTAAGCTTGACTGGCCTAGATACGATAACAGCCCTTTCAGGTGCTGCATCTGCAATATCAAATGTCGGGCCAGGATTGGGCCTCATTATCGGACCAGATGGACATTACGGTTCATTAAGCGATACCGCCAAATGGCTCTTGGGCGCAGGCATGCTTCTGGGCCGACTAGAACTTTTTACTGTTTTGGTCCTTTTATCACCGGCGTTTTGGCGGGTGTAA
- a CDS encoding Hsp33 family molecular chaperone, translated as MKLSQDTALDINTITFAGDDAVVPFAIENLDARGRAVQMGAAFDAIVTRHDYPAPVARLLGEMIVLTALLGTAMKFDGQLIMQAQTDGPVALLVVDFKAPGDIRAHARFDDAALALAIEKDEIAPEQLLGKGVLAMTIDQGEFMNRYQGMVALEGDSLEGVAHAYFIQSEQIPTRVRLSVAELVSNVDGEARRSWRAGGALVQFLPESEDRIKQRDLHGGDGDEGQTVVEDDNAWIEAQSLFATIKDDELIDPDISSERLLFRLFHEQSLRLFPPQMVFDKCSCSSEKIWSVLRAMSKAELDEAAENGKIQVKCEFCGTDYSIAPDELPSPK; from the coding sequence ATGAAGCTTTCACAAGACACGGCGCTTGATATCAATACCATCACCTTTGCAGGTGATGATGCGGTTGTGCCTTTTGCGATTGAAAATTTGGATGCGCGTGGACGCGCCGTGCAAATGGGCGCCGCCTTTGATGCGATTGTTACACGCCATGATTATCCCGCACCTGTTGCACGCCTTTTAGGTGAGATGATTGTTCTTACTGCGCTCCTTGGCACGGCTATGAAATTTGACGGTCAATTGATTATGCAAGCCCAGACCGATGGTCCAGTTGCTTTGCTGGTGGTTGATTTTAAAGCGCCCGGCGATATTCGTGCTCATGCGCGGTTTGACGACGCGGCCTTGGCACTTGCCATTGAAAAAGACGAAATCGCCCCTGAGCAATTGCTCGGCAAAGGTGTGCTGGCTATGACCATTGATCAGGGCGAGTTTATGAATCGCTATCAAGGTATGGTGGCGCTTGAGGGTGACAGCCTTGAAGGGGTGGCCCATGCTTATTTCATCCAGTCAGAGCAAATTCCAACTCGTGTACGGCTGAGTGTTGCCGAACTTGTGAGTAATGTGGATGGTGAGGCCCGCCGCAGTTGGAGGGCGGGCGGTGCGCTTGTGCAATTTTTGCCCGAATCTGAGGATCGCATCAAGCAGCGTGACCTACATGGCGGGGATGGTGATGAAGGCCAGACGGTGGTCGAAGATGATAACGCATGGATAGAGGCTCAAAGTCTTTTTGCGACCATTAAAGATGATGAGCTGATTGATCCGGATATAAGCTCGGAGCGGCTTCTTTTCCGTCTTTTTCATGAACAGAGTTTGCGTCTTTTCCCCCCACAAATGGTTTTTGATAAATGCTCATGCTCTAGTGAGAAGATTTGGTCTGTATTGCGGGCGATGTCAAAAGCTGAGCTTGATGAGGCGGCTGAGAACGGAAAAATTCAGGTGAAATGTGAATTTTGCGGCACGGATTACTCAATTGCACCGGATGAATTACCGTCACCAAAATAA
- a CDS encoding response regulator gives MSNNKPHLLLVEDEASIREPLAAYLEKNGYRVTQSQSAEEARMAFAAYAIDLAILDIMMPGEDGLSLCRHMREMRELPIIFLTAKAEETERIIGLEMGADDYLTKPFNPRELLARIKAVMRRTSGGGHSVTSKDVDSYAFEGWVLKTSERALVDRDGVMVPLSTGEYNLLLVLVTHPRQVMTRDQLLDLTQGREAEAFDRAIDNQVLRLRKKIEEDPKQPKLLKTVWGGGYTFISDVTQL, from the coding sequence ATGAGCAATAACAAACCTCATTTGTTGCTAGTGGAAGATGAGGCCTCGATTAGAGAGCCTTTGGCAGCCTATCTTGAAAAAAATGGCTATCGTGTCACCCAGTCACAAAGTGCAGAAGAAGCACGCATGGCATTTGCGGCCTATGCGATTGATTTGGCTATTCTCGATATCATGATGCCGGGTGAAGATGGTTTAAGTTTGTGTCGTCATATGCGTGAAATGAGAGAACTCCCGATTATTTTTCTAACAGCTAAGGCAGAAGAGACAGAGCGCATTATCGGCCTTGAAATGGGGGCGGATGATTATTTGACCAAACCTTTTAATCCGCGCGAACTTCTTGCGCGCATAAAGGCTGTTATGCGGCGCACCAGTGGCGGAGGGCATTCTGTCACCTCAAAGGATGTGGATAGCTATGCTTTTGAGGGTTGGGTTTTGAAAACCAGTGAACGTGCTTTAGTCGATCGCGATGGTGTGATGGTTCCCCTATCAACAGGTGAATATAATTTGCTGCTTGTTTTGGTTACACACCCAAGACAGGTGATGACCCGTGATCAGCTGCTTGATTTGACGCAAGGCCGCGAGGCCGAAGCTTTTGATCGCGCGATTGATAATCAGGTTTTGCGTCTTCGTAAAAAAATCGAAGAAGATCCGAAACAACCCAAACTCCTCAAGACTGTATGGGGTGGGGGTTATACATTTATATCGGATGTGACTCAGTTATGA
- a CDS encoding HAMP domain-containing sensor histidine kinase: MKLWPKKLAGQMALLVGVALLIAQLINFGFLFAERWQARENQVISPAIARLVDAVERVENGQPLFQRQGRAGRRAAFASDDSLIEVDDSRADAIERHVKMRFQELELNVLDVRARVIKNSRPRPSAYPGAAPDGPPRSLLIISVQLPTNNWLNVRASYRAEGPKLIVRLLIQTFVIFIVLLIAVLWIGNRATRPLKALTQTATRFGGATNEGPVLVAGPSDIRQLIEAFNKMQLRISDMLGEKDRMLGAVGHDLRTPLASLRLRVEAITDAGERQKAIDSIDEMNCTLEDILSLARIGRPSDPSVDIDLVALVDAVALDLVDLGEDVTIAPSDRILVNLRPAPTRRAVRNIIENAIKYGTRAHVSVSTSSNEALVVVEDEGPGIPEPDIERVMDGFVRLETSRNRETGGSGLGLAIARGILREQGGDLHLENREKKGLKVTLKFLISEMQK; encoded by the coding sequence ATGAAACTATGGCCCAAAAAACTCGCTGGACAAATGGCCCTATTGGTGGGGGTTGCTTTGTTGATTGCGCAACTGATTAATTTTGGATTTTTATTCGCGGAGCGCTGGCAAGCAAGAGAAAATCAGGTGATTAGTCCGGCAATCGCACGTCTCGTTGATGCTGTTGAACGGGTCGAAAATGGCCAACCCTTGTTTCAAAGGCAAGGCCGTGCCGGTCGTCGTGCCGCCTTCGCATCTGATGACAGCCTGATTGAGGTCGATGATTCCCGTGCGGATGCTATTGAGCGTCACGTTAAAATGAGATTCCAAGAGTTAGAATTAAACGTGTTGGATGTGCGGGCACGTGTGATCAAAAACAGCAGACCTCGACCAAGCGCCTATCCTGGTGCTGCCCCTGACGGGCCTCCAAGGTCGCTACTCATCATTTCGGTGCAACTTCCCACCAACAATTGGCTCAATGTTCGTGCCTCCTATCGCGCTGAAGGCCCTAAACTTATCGTACGCCTTTTGATCCAAACATTCGTTATTTTTATTGTGCTATTGATCGCTGTTTTATGGATTGGCAATCGTGCGACTCGTCCATTGAAAGCGCTCACACAAACGGCAACGCGGTTTGGTGGAGCGACAAATGAAGGCCCGGTTCTAGTGGCGGGTCCGTCAGATATTCGCCAGCTTATTGAAGCGTTCAATAAGATGCAGTTGCGCATAAGCGATATGCTTGGCGAGAAAGATCGCATGCTTGGTGCTGTGGGCCATGATCTTCGTACGCCACTTGCGTCACTGCGGTTACGTGTTGAGGCTATTACAGATGCTGGAGAGCGGCAAAAGGCGATTGATAGTATTGATGAAATGAATTGTACACTTGAAGACATCTTGTCGCTTGCGCGCATTGGTCGCCCAAGTGACCCTTCAGTGGATATTGACCTTGTTGCTCTTGTGGATGCTGTTGCACTAGATTTAGTGGATCTTGGTGAAGATGTAACTATTGCACCATCCGATCGGATTTTGGTGAATCTGCGGCCCGCGCCTACGCGGCGTGCTGTTCGAAATATTATTGAAAACGCGATTAAATACGGTACCCGTGCTCATGTAAGTGTGAGCACTTCATCCAATGAAGCTTTGGTCGTTGTTGAAGATGAAGGGCCGGGAATTCCTGAGCCAGATATTGAGCGGGTCATGGATGGTTTTGTCAGACTTGAAACATCCCGAAATCGAGAAACTGGTGGTTCGGGTCTTGGTTTGGCGATTGCGAGAGGGATCTTGCGTGAACAAGGTGGGGATTTGCATCTAGAAAACAGAGAGAAAAAAGGACTGAAAGTGACGCTTAAATTCCTTATAAGTGAAATGCAAAAATAG
- a CDS encoding efflux RND transporter periplasmic adaptor subunit: MKKTSSSKDLIVGGGTSEISTDVDASMNEVMRADASDGFAYRAAVLAARGTLQFIIMAVVLVGAAFLMNELQESRKERPKRAQKEAVYTIETVRAMPQAHQPKISAFGDVVAGRTLNITALVPGEVVEMNTALRVGGRVSKGDPLVVINKFGFEIARDEAKANLQEAKASLIEARARLLMEETGLKRSKEQLELAEADLERAKRLVRSGTLTRRAVEERELVVSQRKAAFQSSGANIAIQKAQIGAREAVVQRLEVTIKNAEQELINTTLKAPFDAIVQAMNVEVGQTITTALSLITLFEADTLDARFVLSDAQYGRLINSGQRLEGRKIKVNWNVGVSQNSYEASIDRVGAQIAANRGGITVFARIEKNATNDGLRPGAFVEVDVPDQTFDKTFRLPETAIFEGNVAYIVGAENRLEARPVKIAVYDGAYVIVSGGLREGDDVLVTQIAEVGEGLLVRHAGEKSGKETVSQEKPSASSSTKPRS; encoded by the coding sequence ATGAAAAAGACATCTTCTTCGAAGGACCTTATCGTGGGTGGAGGCACATCTGAAATATCCACTGATGTGGATGCTTCAATGAATGAAGTCATGCGAGCTGATGCCAGTGATGGTTTTGCTTATCGTGCTGCTGTGTTAGCTGCGCGGGGCACTTTGCAATTTATCATCATGGCTGTGGTGCTTGTTGGCGCTGCTTTTTTAATGAATGAGCTACAGGAATCGCGCAAAGAGCGACCTAAGCGGGCACAAAAAGAGGCAGTTTATACAATTGAAACTGTGCGGGCGATGCCGCAGGCTCATCAACCCAAGATCTCGGCTTTTGGTGATGTGGTTGCCGGTCGGACATTGAACATTACGGCGCTCGTTCCAGGCGAAGTTGTGGAAATGAACACGGCGTTGAGAGTGGGTGGTAGAGTTTCAAAGGGTGATCCACTGGTGGTGATCAATAAATTTGGATTTGAAATTGCCCGCGATGAAGCCAAAGCTAATCTTCAAGAAGCCAAAGCATCCCTAATTGAAGCGCGTGCGCGCTTGTTGATGGAAGAGACAGGCCTAAAACGCTCAAAGGAACAGCTTGAGCTTGCTGAAGCCGATCTTGAGCGGGCAAAGCGCTTGGTGCGATCCGGCACACTCACACGGCGTGCTGTGGAAGAGCGCGAATTGGTCGTCAGTCAACGCAAAGCTGCTTTTCAATCGAGTGGTGCGAATATCGCTATTCAAAAAGCACAAATTGGGGCCCGTGAAGCGGTTGTACAGCGCCTTGAAGTAACGATAAAAAATGCGGAACAAGAACTCATCAATACGACGCTTAAGGCGCCATTTGACGCGATTGTTCAGGCTATGAATGTGGAGGTGGGTCAAACAATTACCACGGCTCTTTCTCTTATTACACTATTTGAGGCTGATACGCTTGATGCGCGCTTTGTGTTGTCAGATGCGCAATATGGCCGTTTGATCAATAGTGGGCAACGCCTTGAAGGGCGAAAAATAAAGGTGAACTGGAATGTGGGTGTGTCCCAAAATTCCTATGAAGCCTCGATAGATCGTGTGGGGGCGCAGATTGCGGCAAATCGTGGCGGCATTACCGTTTTTGCTAGGATTGAAAAAAATGCAACAAATGATGGGTTGCGCCCAGGAGCCTTTGTCGAGGTGGATGTACCCGATCAAACTTTTGATAAAACATTTCGATTGCCGGAAACTGCGATTTTTGAAGGGAATGTGGCCTATATCGTGGGTGCTGAAAATAGATTGGAAGCGCGACCAGTTAAGATTGCGGTTTATGATGGGGCCTATGTGATTGTATCCGGCGGTCTGCGTGAAGGCGATGATGTTCTTGTTACTCAAATAGCTGAAGTTGGTGAGGGGCTTTTGGTTCGTCATGCGGGTGAAAAGAGTGGTAAGGAAACAGTTTCTCAAGAGAAACCGTCAGCATCATCGAGCACTAAACCACGAAGCTAG
- the apaG gene encoding Co2+/Mg2+ efflux protein ApaG has protein sequence MYKAITKSIKVAVEPLYLEDESDPTRHHYFWAYRIEIENQSTDTVQLRDRFWKISDQNGKVEEVAGPGVVGEQPILQPGEIFEYTSGCPLATPSGIMMGSYTMVTQEGEAFDVEIPAFSLDIPDNRPSIN, from the coding sequence ATGTATAAAGCCATAACGAAAAGCATCAAAGTCGCCGTCGAACCTCTGTATTTGGAAGACGAATCAGATCCCACACGCCACCATTATTTCTGGGCTTACCGCATAGAAATTGAAAACCAAAGCACCGACACTGTACAATTGCGTGACCGGTTTTGGAAAATATCGGATCAAAACGGCAAAGTTGAAGAAGTGGCGGGCCCTGGTGTGGTCGGCGAACAGCCAATCTTACAACCGGGCGAAATATTTGAATATACAAGCGGCTGCCCTCTAGCCACGCCCTCCGGTATCATGATGGGAAGCTACACAATGGTGACACAAGAAGGCGAAGCCTTCGACGTGGAAATTCCAGCTTTCTCCCTCGACATTCCCGACAATCGGCCGTCAATTAACTAG
- a CDS encoding efflux RND transporter permease subunit, producing the protein MSLEQDDQSAGMAAQKTGGLISLFVGHPNAANLLMALLLIVGVFATQKLNTQFFPNFIIDRITVNINWPGASAEDVEANILAAVEPQLRFLDDVKTIDSVGREGGAAITLEYDEGTDLKEAEADIETALDSITTLPEDSEDPEIIVGRFFDRISTLTIHGPFPESAIRVFAKRIRDDLLARGIDQVQFTGLRDEEVHIDIEQNILRQLGLTIDDVSTVLRDNTQDLPSGDLQGSVDRQLRTIGETADVKRLREVEVQAFETGERLTIGDIGVVRRSYDEDQSRALINGNPAISMQLDRAANSDALTKTQIVDDYLKEARQTFPRSLQIDADSGRSDALRARIQLLVKNGIGGLALVVIVLFIFLNGRVAFWVTAGIPVAIAATLGVMLLIGQSINMVSLFALLMMLGIIVDDAIVVGEHTATRFALGDPSKLAAERGAGRMIMPVTAASLTTAAAFAPMLLIGDVVGQILGAIPIVVVCTLIASLIECFFILPGHLAHSLAEKKKRHWSPWRQFIVSLLIAAVAIVAQGANGPDMAELVRTTMTATPAFVSVSDVFNGWHNQESWVSYISDGGAIGWMITQLFDALKFILAPVFTVVQVVFSWIATCAVIIFGGFLQGVAAFLAVAIPAVNAVASSVPVFFIPVALGLLGFAVGTLIECIFYLLSLNAARRPAGRENIVRRIFDAGFQGFRDYPFARILKLSFRWRYVTLALCVGSMLVCAIGVVRSGKIGFSFFPSPEAESMTAHVVFNAGIPRSKALEILSDLEQSAHNIENKIGNGEEFIESVLITYGQSGVNRGQNVAEIRVDLTVSENRNTRTPLIVKTWRSTVPDVAGLKSFSISQRRGGSPGRDIDIQLQGGTPDVLKSAASEVVQLISVIPGVSGVADNLPFGKPEIILRLNDRGRTLGFSIDSVGRQVRSAFEGAIPRRMAEGDDEITLRVKQIAPEQGTAGLRNFLLRSPTGNFVPLGEVVAIDQSQGFSALQRKDGKLTVSVTADINDNVTSTQDVIEELEGNQSVQAITSRYGITYKYDGKDKERADAFADLRIGVVVALVFIYIILAWMFGSYIMPLAVMMIIPFGVVGAVVGHYLLGFKLTILSFVGMLGLSGILVNDSLILVSRFQERRAEGDDLFEAATGASRDRLRAVLLTSLSTIGGLTPLMFETSRQAQFLLPMVITIVFGLAYATLLVLFMVPALIGIGSDIGWFLRSVFYGRDDDIQRAKLQIAKKSMDLITPAKTPVIKGPKQ; encoded by the coding sequence ATGAGTTTAGAACAAGACGATCAATCGGCTGGCATGGCGGCTCAAAAAACAGGCGGCCTTATCAGTCTTTTTGTGGGCCACCCAAATGCCGCCAATTTGTTGATGGCGCTCTTGCTGATCGTTGGTGTATTTGCGACTCAAAAACTCAACACACAGTTTTTCCCAAATTTCATTATTGATCGCATAACAGTCAATATCAATTGGCCCGGTGCCAGCGCGGAAGATGTTGAGGCTAATATTCTTGCCGCTGTCGAGCCGCAATTGCGATTTCTGGATGATGTGAAGACGATTGATTCTGTGGGCCGTGAAGGGGGTGCGGCAATAACGCTGGAATATGATGAGGGCACTGACCTCAAAGAAGCTGAAGCTGACATTGAAACAGCCCTTGATAGCATCACCACGTTACCGGAAGATTCAGAAGATCCAGAAATCATAGTAGGTCGTTTTTTTGACCGCATTTCGACTTTGACTATTCATGGTCCTTTTCCAGAATCGGCCATTCGTGTTTTTGCTAAGAGAATTCGCGATGACCTTTTAGCGCGCGGTATTGATCAGGTGCAGTTTACAGGATTGCGTGACGAAGAAGTTCATATTGATATTGAACAAAATATTTTGCGCCAACTTGGTCTGACCATAGATGATGTGTCTACAGTTTTGCGTGATAACACACAGGATTTACCTTCAGGAGACCTTCAAGGTTCTGTTGACAGACAGTTGCGCACGATTGGTGAAACTGCAGATGTGAAGCGGCTTCGTGAGGTTGAAGTTCAAGCCTTTGAGACGGGCGAACGATTGACCATCGGTGATATTGGTGTTGTTCGCCGATCCTATGATGAAGATCAATCACGAGCGCTGATTAATGGAAATCCTGCGATTTCTATGCAGTTGGACCGAGCAGCCAACAGCGATGCTCTTACTAAGACGCAGATCGTTGATGATTATCTTAAAGAGGCTCGCCAAACTTTTCCGCGTTCTTTGCAAATTGATGCGGATTCTGGGCGTTCGGATGCTTTAAGAGCGCGCATTCAGCTTCTCGTAAAAAATGGTATTGGCGGCCTTGCCCTTGTGGTGATCGTGTTGTTCATTTTTCTCAATGGCCGTGTGGCCTTTTGGGTTACAGCCGGTATTCCTGTTGCGATTGCCGCCACCTTGGGCGTTATGCTTTTGATTGGGCAATCGATCAATATGGTGTCACTATTTGCTCTCTTGATGATGCTTGGCATCATTGTGGATGATGCCATTGTTGTTGGCGAACACACGGCGACCAGATTTGCGTTAGGTGACCCTTCTAAACTTGCGGCAGAACGTGGCGCTGGACGTATGATTATGCCTGTTACAGCGGCAAGCCTCACAACAGCTGCAGCCTTTGCTCCCATGTTGCTCATTGGTGATGTGGTTGGCCAAATTCTGGGGGCTATCCCGATCGTGGTGGTGTGCACTTTGATTGCTAGTCTTATTGAATGCTTCTTTATTTTGCCGGGCCATTTGGCTCATTCTCTTGCAGAAAAGAAAAAGCGGCATTGGTCGCCTTGGCGTCAATTTATTGTTTCGTTGTTGATTGCCGCCGTTGCGATTGTTGCACAAGGCGCCAACGGACCTGATATGGCGGAACTGGTGCGAACAACAATGACTGCGACCCCAGCATTTGTAAGCGTTTCAGATGTTTTTAATGGTTGGCACAATCAGGAGAGTTGGGTTTCTTATATATCTGATGGCGGGGCTATCGGTTGGATGATTACTCAACTTTTCGATGCGTTGAAATTTATTCTCGCGCCTGTCTTTACCGTTGTTCAGGTTGTCTTCTCATGGATTGCTACCTGTGCGGTCATTATCTTTGGTGGTTTTCTGCAAGGTGTGGCTGCATTTTTGGCGGTTGCTATTCCAGCAGTGAATGCGGTCGCGTCCAGTGTGCCTGTATTTTTTATTCCTGTGGCACTGGGATTGCTGGGTTTTGCTGTAGGCACTTTGATTGAATGTATCTTTTATCTCTTGTCACTGAATGCCGCGCGCCGGCCCGCAGGTCGCGAGAATATTGTCCGTCGAATCTTTGATGCAGGCTTTCAAGGATTTAGGGATTATCCATTTGCGAGAATTTTGAAGTTATCCTTCCGTTGGCGTTATGTGACGTTGGCGCTTTGTGTTGGTTCAATGTTGGTTTGTGCCATTGGCGTGGTGCGTAGCGGAAAAATTGGGTTCAGTTTTTTCCCGTCTCCTGAAGCAGAATCAATGACAGCTCATGTGGTTTTTAATGCTGGTATTCCAAGATCAAAAGCGCTTGAAATTTTAAGCGACCTTGAGCAATCCGCGCATAATATTGAAAATAAAATTGGCAATGGTGAGGAATTTATTGAAAGCGTGTTGATTACCTATGGTCAGTCAGGCGTGAACCGTGGACAGAATGTTGCCGAGATTAGAGTTGATTTGACCGTTTCTGAAAACCGCAACACACGCACACCGCTTATTGTGAAAACATGGCGCTCGACGGTTCCTGATGTTGCTGGATTGAAGAGCTTTTCCATATCACAGCGTCGAGGCGGTTCACCAGGTAGAGATATTGATATTCAGTTGCAAGGGGGCACGCCTGATGTCTTAAAGAGCGCCGCGAGTGAAGTGGTGCAACTGATCTCGGTTATTCCTGGTGTGTCAGGTGTCGCGGATAATCTACCGTTTGGTAAACCTGAAATTATATTGAGGCTTAATGATCGCGGGCGCACATTAGGATTTTCGATTGATTCCGTTGGTCGTCAAGTACGCAGTGCCTTTGAAGGTGCTATCCCCCGGCGGATGGCAGAGGGTGACGATGAGATAACCTTGCGGGTGAAACAGATTGCTCCAGAACAAGGTACGGCTGGATTACGTAATTTCCTTTTGCGTAGTCCAACAGGAAATTTTGTGCCGCTTGGCGAAGTGGTTGCCATAGATCAAAGTCAGGGCTTTTCAGCGCTTCAGCGCAAAGATGGCAAGCTTACAGTTTCTGTGACAGCTGACATTAATGACAATGTGACAAGCACGCAGGACGTGATCGAAGAGCTGGAAGGAAACCAGAGCGTGCAGGCGATAACGTCACGCTATGGGATCACATATAAATATGATGGCAAAGATAAAGAACGGGCCGATGCCTTTGCTGATTTGCGGATTGGTGTCGTTGTTGCCTTGGTATTTATTTATATCATTCTGGCGTGGATGTTTGGCTCTTATATCATGCCGCTGGCTGTGATGATGATCATACCATTTGGTGTGGTGGGTGCGGTTGTCGGACACTATCTTCTTGGCTTTAAATTGACGATTTTATCTTTCGTCGGGATGCTTGGCCTATCTGGTATTTTGGTGAATGACTCGCTGATTTTGGTCAGTAGGTTTCAAGAACGTCGTGCAGAAGGTGATGATTTGTTTGAGGCGGCAACCGGTGCCAGTCGCGATAGATTGCGGGCGGTTTTGCTGACCTCGCTTTCAACGATTGGCGGCCTCACACCTTTGATGTTTGAAACAAGCCGACAGGCGCAATTCTTGTTGCCGATGGTAATCACCATTGTCTTTGGTTTGGCTTATGCAACATTACTTGTGCTGTTCATGGTGCCTGCTTTGATTGGCATAGGCAGCGATATAGGCTGGTTCTTGCGCTCGGTATTTTATGGTCGCGATGATGATATTCAGCGAGCAAAGCTGCAGATTGCAAAAAAAAGTATGGATCTGATTACACCCGCCAAAACGCCGGTGATAAAAGGACCAAAACAGTAA